In Flavobacterium piscisymbiosum, the sequence TCATTAGCAGGAGAATCGATTGGATCTTTTACTAATTGCCTGATATTCGATGCTTTCGATACTTGTGTAGACATAGCCAGAGCTAAACCTAAAATAATTACTGATTTTTTCATGTTGATTGATTGATTTTATGATTGATGTAAAAATTAAATTAATGCTTAAATATCATTCTTAATTTTTTTGATTACTATAGTAGTCGTCTAAACAATCAAATATGTTACACATAAATGAAAAAAAAATTAAATAAAAAAAGTGCAACTCAGAGAAACGCTTCATTGCACTTCTATTTGCTTCTCTACTATCTTTATTCTAAATTGAACTTTTTAGTAAAAATTTACACAAAAGAAAATGCCTTGCTATTAGTATAACAAGGCATTTTTATTTTTAAAAGTTTACGGTTAAATAAGCCCGAAAACTACTCTTTAGTACTTAAATACTCTACTACATTTTTCTCAATACGCTGATCGATATTTGCAATATCTGCCTTAACGAATTTTTCTCCTAAGATATTTTCATACAATTCAATATATCTTTCAGAAACTGATTCAATGTAAGCGTCTGTCATCTCTGGAATTTGTTGCCCGTCCTGCCCTTGAAAACCATTTTCGATCAACCAACGACGAACGAATTCTTTTGATAATTGTTTTTGTTCTTCTCCTTTATCTTGTCTTTCCTGATATCCATCGGCATAAAAATAACGAGAAGAATCCGGTGTATGAATTTCATCAATTAAAACAATAACACCATCTTTCGTTTTTCCGAATTCGTATTTTGTATCCACTAAAATTAATCCGCGTTCTGAAGCAATTTCAGTCCCTCTTTGAAACAAATCACGCGTATATTTTTCTAATACAATATAATCTTCTTCTGTAACAATTCCTTTAGCCAAAATATCTTCACGAGAAATATCTTCGTCATGAGAACCATTATCTGCTTTTGTAGTTGGCGTAATAATTGGTTCAGGAAATTTATCGTTTTCCTTTAAACCTTCTGCCATAGTTACACCACAAATTTGTCTCTTTCCGGCAGCATACTCACGAGCAGCATGTCCTGAAACATAACCGCGAATAACCATTTCTACTTTAAAAGGCTCACATAAATGTCCTACAGCAACATTAGGATCCGGAGTTGCAATCAACCAGTTTGGTACAATATCTTCTGTCAATTCCATAAATCTCGTTGCAATCTGATTCAGGATTTGCCCTTTGTACGGAATACCTTTTGGTAAAACCACGTCAAAAGCCGAAAGTCTGTCGGTTGCTACCATTACCAAAAGGTCGTCATTGATGTTGTAAACTTCTCTAACTTTTCCGCGGTAAACTGATTTCTGATCTGGAAAATTAAAGTTTGTAGTTGTGATTGTATTGCTCATTATTGCTAGTTGTGTTGTTTTTTATGAATG encodes:
- a CDS encoding phosphoribosylaminoimidazolesuccinocarboxamide synthase, with the protein product MSNTITTTNFNFPDQKSVYRGKVREVYNINDDLLVMVATDRLSAFDVVLPKGIPYKGQILNQIATRFMELTEDIVPNWLIATPDPNVAVGHLCEPFKVEMVIRGYVSGHAAREYAAGKRQICGVTMAEGLKENDKFPEPIITPTTKADNGSHDEDISREDILAKGIVTEEDYIVLEKYTRDLFQRGTEIASERGLILVDTKYEFGKTKDGVIVLIDEIHTPDSSRYFYADGYQERQDKGEEQKQLSKEFVRRWLIENGFQGQDGQQIPEMTDAYIESVSERYIELYENILGEKFVKADIANIDQRIEKNVVEYLSTKE